Sequence from the Cucurbita pepo subsp. pepo cultivar mu-cu-16 chromosome LG02, ASM280686v2, whole genome shotgun sequence genome:
atttcagaaaaataGAGTAGAACAGAGGAGAGGAATATTGAACAAATCAAAGTTAATCCAAATGAAAGGCAAAGAGAAAATTCATCCTCAACTTTATCAACGCCAGACATTACCTcaaatgcatcatcatcaagcTCGTCGACACCGAAAAAGTTCAGGTCTCTAGAAGATATTTATAGAGAATTGAACGAAGCAGTGggcctttgttttctttctatagAGGAGCCAACCTCATATGAGGAAGCTGCTAAGAATGAAACTGGAGGAATGTCATGAAGTCTGAAATTCACTCCATTGAAAAGAACATGAAGTCTGAAATCGACATCAAAtggattttcaaattaaagaaaaatctagaTGGAGAAATCATGAAACATAAGGCAAGACTCGTGGCAAAGGGATATGCACAGCAATTTGGTGTAGATTACAGTGAAGTATTCACACCAGTGCCCAGGTTAGAAACAGTGAGATTAATTCTTGCCTATGCAGCCATTAAAAATTGGGAAGTACATCACATGGATGTGAAGACAACTTTTCTGAATGGCGAGTTAGAAGAAGAGGTGTATGTTATTCAACCAAAAGGGTTcgttgaaaaggaaaatccaaaCATGGTATTAAAACTACGAAAGCCTTGTATGGATTAAAACAGGCTCCGAGGGCctgaaattttaaactttgttTGCAGTCACTTAGTTTTGTTAGATGTCCACAGGAATATGCTCTCTACAAGAAAATTAATGGAGTTGAAGCAATGATAATCAGTACATATGTGGATGACTTAATCATAGCCGgctcaaacaaacaagttATAGCTCATTTCAAGGAAGAGATGCGCTAGAAATTTGCGATGAGTGATCTTGAACTTTTGAGCTATTACTTGGGTATTGAGGTACGACAAAGCAGTGAATCAATCACTTTATGTCAGGCTAGATATGCAAGAAAAATCCTAGAGAAGTTAGGAATGGGGGGAGTGCAATCCTTGTTTGATTCCCATGGAACCAAGAATGGAGATGAGCAAACATGGGAATGGAGAACCTGCGGTTGACAAAACACTTTACAGAAGTGTTATTGGAAGCTTACACTATCTGGTTAATACCCGGCCCGACATAGCCTACTCAGTTGGTGTGATGAGTAGATACATGGAGGCACCAACATCTTCACATCTCACCACAGTAAAACAAATATTGAGGTATGTGAAAGGTACTCTAAGTTTTGGTTGTGTTTATAAGAAGCTATCGAATGTGGAGCTGGTAGGATTTAGCGACAGTGATATGGCTGAGGATATTGATGATAGGAAGAGTGCAACTGGAGTGTTGTACTATTTGGGAGTAAATCCAATAACCTGGGTATCACAGAAGCAGAAGGTGGTGGCTTTGTCGTCATGCGAGGCTGAGTGCTGGAATGTGTCAAGGAGTATGGTTGGACAGAATTTTGAGTAACATCAGTCAACTGCAAGTAAAACCCAAGCTTAATGTTGACAACAAGTCAGCTATAGCGCTAGCGAAAAATCCTGTTTATCATGATCGAAGTAAGCACATTGATACAAAGGTTCCATTTTATTTGCCAGTGTGTGCAAACTGATGCTATTGAACTGGAATATGTGAACATAGATGAACAATTAGCGGATATTCTGACAAAGTCGTTAGCAAGACAACGGTTCCTGGAGTTGAGAGAGAAGACTGGCTTGAAGAAAGTCGATTCAGCATAGTTAAACAAGTTTAGAGGAGTGATTGTTGGttataaacttgttttttttattatttattttgcttcaGAAGTTTTTGGTTAAAAGAgttgttttgtatttattttatttttgttgttcattTCTCCATAAAAAAACAGGCGGGAGATATCGTGATTGGTTGATGatgaaatttgttatttttttattatataaggAAAATGGTGTAAGGTAGCAAAACACCACAAGAAGAAGATAAGTTTAATTGGTGTGTCTTTGCTCCTTCTCCccttatgttattttattctttcaaataaatctcaaatctttcgttctcttcctccttctctgttattttcttgcgctttctgttttcttttcttcttccaataaTTTTCTTCGGCTGTTTTTTCCTCCGTCAAAGGATTTCCTCTCAACAGTGGCGAATTGCTCAATCAAAAGACATCATTCCACACTCAGATGCATTGTTTGCGGCTTCTTCCACGCTGCTTTTGTCAAGTCTTTCTTTGCAAACATGAGAAGAACATCCTTCGGGACTGCTTGGTAGATGGCGACAAGAGCCATCCTGTCCTTACGCTATCAACGTCAACATACTCGATAGCATCCCACACGCCTTGTGTTTGTAAGCTAACGCGCATCTTTATCGACCATACTGTAGCTACTCTTCATGAGTGACGAGTACTGGAGCATTACACTCCCCTCCTTTTCGCTCTTTATCGTCATCATATCTCATTCGATGACTTTGTGTGGTGACGACATTTGTTTTGGCAtcctagctttgataccaaatgttggaTGTGGCCCACGATCGAAATATgccaaaacaaacaactaaaatagaaaaaacaacTTGGGATTGATCTTTTAAATAGAAGAACCTTAATCACTtatgcttttcaattctctttgttgttgggtaaaaaaaacatatatctCATCAGTATTTATAGTGGAGAAAACACTAATTagtttcctaaactttctcctcaaattaaaaactacTAACAATCTTcctaattaaattactaaacTTGTCCACAATTTGGCAACTACTAACAATTCTTCTCCAtaagttagtaacttattCTAGTAAGTCAAATTTATTGGCTGGTAGAGGCAGACTTAGTTCTAGAGAGTCACCATAGTTAACGTCAAGTTACACTTGGCCTTACAAGATTGATCCACTTCGGTACTATAGTTGGCAAACAACTTTAGGAACTCCCCAATATCTTTAGCCAAAATGTCTTTTTCTCGAGGTATTGTGTTGAGATATAGGGTCACCAACTAACCTCTACACATACTTAGTTTTACCAGACTCACCTGACGTACATATGCATCATAATTGGTACATTTTTGGGTTAAGTTCATTGTTTACTTAGACATAAGGATTTTCAATCGAGACCCTTATATATCCCCACCATATTGTAATAACAACCCCACATATTTTTAGTGTTGAGTTTTATTTGTGTGTGCAGCGTCAATATCATGGATTGTCATGTCTTACAAAAAACGTTATCGATAGCATTTTTCGTAAGATATCGTATCCATTATTTCTGGTAGTGTTTTAAAGTTATCTTTTGCATGCATATAGTAATCACTCTCAGATTTCTAGTTTAAGAAGTCAGatcaaagattttttttattcaaaaatcTCTAAGCCACTCTTTAAGTTAAATGTTCCTCATACCAAACTTCTCATCTTATAGGCacaaaagttcaaagaaaaacacTTTAAAAAGGCAGTTTTTGGTTCACATAGTCTCACATCTAGAATTAAAGGCATATTCAATTTGAGTGGATGGCCAAGAAATGATTCATGAAGGGAACATGTGAGGAGCATTCCATATATAGTAGGAAGACTTTGATATACATTGAATTTGCACAAGACCTTCCCATTACACTTGCGATAAGATGttaaaaagataaacaaaacGGCGCAATCTCATAAAGTCAGGAACAAAGTTCTATGTTCGTTCAACGAACTAAACACAACAtcctttcttttaaatattcttaatattcgAAGGTGATGGGATAATTAGGTTATGACATATACAATACCCAATActcatatattttctctaaagatcataaataaccttttgtttttggtcTCCTTAAATACCTCGTatcaatagagatgtatttcttacttataaatccatgatcatctTCTAAactagccaatgtgggactttcttCCCTCAAATAAAGTACATCACGGAGTCTTCCCTAAGGCCTGTaaagccctcgaacaacctccccttaattgaggttcgactcctttctctacacccctcgaacaaagtacaccttttaTTCGACACTTGGAGTCActttttttactacacctttgagactcacaacttctttgtttgacatttgaagattctattgacatgactaagttaagggcatgactctgataccatgttaggaatcacggacctccacaatggtatgatattgtccaccttgagtataaactctcatgactttgtttttggtttcccaGAAGACCTCGTACCAGTGGAGTTGTGTACTTACTTATAAAACCATACTCATAAGTCAATGATTATCctctaaattaaccaatgatggaagtccctcccaacaatcctcaaccatTTATTCCAACTCTAAGCGTTTAATACACAAACCACATGGACCAGTTTGGTTACTTCCTTCATTGATATACTTTGAATTAAGTTAACGAGTGACAAGAAAAATGATGTATAAGAGGGCcttaatttttcattgataATTTCAAGAAATCGTTTATTCAATCTGTTGATGGATGCACCAAAACAGAGAGATCGCTTCTTGCtaggaataaaaaaagaaaaaaaaaacattcatgAACTTCATCTTGGCTATTTACATTTACCCAAATCATCATTAGTTGTGGAGAACCAAATGGTTAGTGGACTCTTTTTTTCAAGTGTGTCAAACAGGCAATGCAGCTTCATTGGCTCAACAAATCagcttcttctccttcattgGTGACTTCTAGAACCCTTTTGTTCTATTTGATGCGTCTCAAAGCCAAATATGCCAATAACCTATAACCCACAAACATAAACAACAAAGCTCCAATGCTCAACGCAGGGCTTATTTGCCCTGCCACATCTTCTTCCACGAATTTGCAGCTTGGATGCTCGCTTCCACGGTGCGAGCAACCGAGCAACGACCATATCTTCTCTCCGGTACCATATTGCACATTAATGAACAGCTTGTAACTATAATACGTCGTTGAAATGTACTTGATCCAAGCCATGCATGATGGTACTTTGTGTACGTAAAACCCTCCGGTTAATACAAATGCCAGCATCGTCACAGTTACTATAGTCGAAGCTTGTTTGGCATCCATGATTGCTGCACCTAAAGCAAGGCCGAGCCCTTGCGATACAAGCACATAGCCGAGGAGGACCAACAAAGTCAAGAGAAAAGCAACGAGATCTGGTTTCAGGTCGGTCATCCAATATGCAACTGTGAGAAAAATTGTCGGAAGGATGAGCTCCATCGGAAGGTCTCCAATGACTCGAGCCATGAAATATGATGATAACGTGTACATACCAGAAGCTCGTTCCTTCAGGAAGATTGCTCGCTCTTGGGGGAATGCAAATACAGCATTAAACGAAGGGAAAACTCCCCAAaagatggaaatgaagaagagtAGGCCAAGTCGATCTTGAATATCTCGAAAATCAGAATGCCACCACATCAATCCCGCTAGCATCGCCGCCGTTATAACCTGGAAGACTCTTAACGCATTGAACGTTTCATGTTTTCGTTCTTTGAGATTTCTCTGAAGCAAAATGTTCAATTGGTAGCACCACAAGATCAGACTAGTTTTACAAGTTCGAGTTGATTTCCGTTCACCCGACATTGTTTCCTTTGTTGAAGTTTCCATACAAGCTGCCTTTACCCTTGGAGCCAAAAGAGTGTTATAAGAAGTAATTAGGGTTTGCTTAATGATGGGTTTATCCACTTCACTTGCATTGTCAACTTGATACACACCTGCATGCATGCaaacatgaaaaaacaattcaattcaacttCTAAATTTCACATATCCCCAAAATTACAGCTTACAATATGATTTCTACTGTTCACAAACTTcactattcaataaaaatttatatattttaaaaagaatgtatcattgataaataaataaatataaaaaaaagggtatatttatttatttatttatttatttatcaataaaaatgaagtaaTTAGGTAAGTGCGGTTGGATAAGAGTATCTGGTTGGAATGTTTCAATTGGTGgcttaaaaaattcaaaataaaaagcaaTTATTGAGAGCTTAAAAACCCTAAAGCAAAAGAGAGAGCCATTGAAATGCATGCACGTGTAGATTCTAAAAGTGGATGTTTTCCATTATATAGCTATTTTAATCATTCTTTCCCATGAACAACAAAAAAGCATGGCCAAAATGCACCATCTTTAAAAagtaatgatattaaaatcaaccaaaatatTTAAGACAATGAAcagcaaacaaaaaaaggtgACCATTGTTGGTGGTAAAGGCAAGAGTTCCACTACTACTTTGGTGCCTTCCACCAACCATTTTGGGCGGCCATCTCTCTCTCCACTTCCCCCACGGCTTCTCATTAACACTCCAAAATGCTATCATTATATGCCATTGGGATTGCTAAATCTCATCCCTACACGTGTAGGGCCTAACTTACATTTTATGTTTCTAGGTTCGATGCGTTTCACAATTCAGGTTGCTTGATTCTTTTTGAGACAGCTCTCCGATGTGAAAGGTCATGTCGACCAAATGTAcgatgactttttttttttggagagagaaactgGAGGAGATAAGAGTAGGGAGAAAGGTTGatatgagagagaaagtagCGAGAAGGATCGATTGATTAAGAAATATCAATAATGGTCATTTTAGTCGAAATCGTTAGATGCGATTTCGAACCTTACTCTCTAACGACTATGAAAAAGTCTCCACACAGAAAATAAGGGAGATAGATCCAATCCAATATTCTTTTGAATATAACTGgagggatagaagagaggtcaGAAAACTCTTGAATGTCATCGTCTAGATATTGTTGTCATCTCTTGAGATCATACAAGAGGCCTAACAAAGTAGAAGTTTTGATATCAAAAAGTCTGAGAGGGACTATTCCAAAACTTTTGACTAAAGTGTCCCATTATAAATTTCAACCTAAGGGAAGTAGGGACTACACTCCCTCAGTTTTGTTTAAGATCAATTGATCAATTAtttgaggggaaaaaaataaaggaagggAACGAAGAACACCCAAGCCATActccttgaaaaaaaaaaaaaaaaaaccctaaatttcttcgttttttaCCTTTAAAATCGTCTTGCCCGTCAAATCCTAATCCATAAAGCTTTCCTTTCTATTCTATCGATTTTTTCAACGATCATATATTACTAACCTCAACATAACTAAAGAACGGTAAATTTGAATCTCCAGTATCCTTCTTACTTTTAAGGCCCACATCATTTCACGAATTATtacttcttttaaaaaaagaagtaaaactttaaaaatttcaaagtcaaAACCTCCCCCACCCCACTACATCCTTGCACTTTACAATCATGGGGTTCTAAATGGGATGATATCTTATAAACCAAAAAAGCATATTATATAAGTTATACATAAATGTGTCCAACACATGAATATTTTAACCTAAAGTTTTGTATCCTCTCTCACCTATGATCCCAAAAAACActaagaaaggaagaaaaaaaagagagtcaaagtcaaagtcaaagagACCTTTGTCTCTCCCTAAAGACATCTCTAGGGTTGTAGACATATGGGGCAGAGCGCCTAATGCATACTCCACAAACATAAAAGGGTTTGAGATTGATGTAAAGACCCCTTTTAAAAGAACCCTCTAAAAACCAGATGTTTAGGAGCTTTGATTTCAAAAGTTGGGAACAAAAGTGGAggtttttctttaattcaaaaaaaagttgaagaaagtgattgaatttatatctatatatatatatatatatatatatatatagacttttctttttttaagtaaaagaaaactatTCAATCTATTACCTTGTAATTAAGGTATCTAATTTAGGACCCACTTTAAACAAGTGATTAGTATAATATAAtgtgtttaaattattaaaaaaaaaaaaaaaaaaaaaaaaaaaaaaaaaaaaaaaaaaaaaaaaaaaaNGTGGGTCTGTCCCCTATTTTATGGTCATTTCAAGCTCCTGATATTTATGagatttaatttctttcacaACTTGTCTTTTGATCCTATTTTTTCtccttcattattattttaaaaaaataataataaaaaagacataaaatcTAGAAGTCAAAACAAATCTATTGATTGGATAATCATTATTAAAATCACTGTTTTTTTGGACCtaaaattcataaactttgacaaaactaaagaaaacaaaattgaagagatCTAAATAAGCTTCTAATTACTGAATTGGGTTAAGAACTTAAAAGCAACTCCAAATCACACCCACCAAacttatctttttaatttctcctAAAATGGAGGGCATATgtgaaaagttaaaatttatataaaaagatagtttcttttttttttttttttttttttttttttttNGCTGTGAAGGAAACCCTAAAAGCTTCCCATGGATAGTGGATGACGCTGCCATAATGGCCAAAAAAACCACAACACATGGACGCAATATCCACTAATTTACTCACTaacaaagggaaaaagaagacatataagaagagagagaaagaggagataGAATAAGAATTTTTCTGACTCATAAACTTAGAATAGCACAGATTTAAAACAGAGATTTTCaagaatatataaaaatattgagcCTTCAAAAGTTAACCACCTCACCCATCCACATTCCACCGCCATTGGAACACAATGAAgactattaaataaataaataaataaggaatatttttttaataaaatttagtcAAAATCCCACAAATGCATTAATTATCCTCCCCACTTCACTTCCCCGAATGTCTTCCTTTCTCCATaataacgactctccacaataatatgatattggtctactttgagtataagctcacGTAACTTTAATCTtgacaatgatatgatattgttcactttgagtataattCTCATGGCTTTATCTTTAGACTTCTTAACGGGGCTcatatattccttacttataaatccatgatcggTCTCCCTTCCAATTGATCCTATCAGCTTTCTAActtaatttacttattaaatcaaaaaactttaataatgGGTATGTCGggattcaaaaaaaaaaaaaaaaaatgaaaatttagagagaaaatgagaTTTTAGAAAGTAAGGAAGAAAATTTATACGTACCATTGGCGAGATCTAGGAGAAAATCAGCAGGGTTCATGGGAAAAGACGGCGAGAAGCCAATGGACTCAAAATAGGTCATGGcttcatttccttttccatAATACAAACACCGCCCTTCTGACATCACAAGCACAGACTCAAAAGTTTGGTACACCCGACTGGATGGCTGGTGAATTGACGTGATTATGGTCTTCCCCTTCCGAGCCAACCCCGCCATGGTCATCACCAGCCTATGCGCTGTGGTCGAGTCCAGCCCCGACGTCGGCTCGTCTAGAATCAGTAAGCTAGGGTCAATCAACATCTCATGGGCTATGCTCACTCTCTTTCGTTCTCCGCCAGAGACACCGCGAATGAAGGCGTTGCCGATGATCGTGTTCTGGCATTTTGTCAACCCGAGCTCGGCGATCACCGACTCGGCGACCGCGGTTTTTTCTTGCTTCGAAAGGGTTAGTGGTAGTCGAAGGAGAGAGCAGAATATGAGCGTTTCTCGGACGGTTAAGTGTGGGTAGAGGACGTCATCTTGAGTCACAAACCCGGTTCGCCGGAGTACGGATTTAGTCAGTTTCCGACCATTGGCCAACACTGACCCGGATAAACCGTTACCCTGATAATGACATAACATCCAGcttcttaattaatattcaattttatttgtattcttaaaaaattgaaagcatTTAAAATCCCTTGCCTGTAATCTTCCGGCAAGAGCATTGAGAAGAGTTGATTTCCCACTCCCGGAGGGGCCAAGAATAGCCAAAATCTCTCCCGGCGACACAACCCCAGTAATCCCATGAAGAATATTCCGTTCTTGAAGGGGCGGCGCCGCCGTCGTCTCATCGGAGGCACAGGTGAAAATCCGTCCGAAGGAATTTCCATTCTTGTCCGCCACCTTCACTCGATAGCTCACGTCTACAAACTACAAGAGCCAAAAAAGCAAGCAAATTTTAGAAAGGTGCaatgaaaagattaaatttaagagGTTTGGCTTTGATTAACGTACCTTGAGAGTGAGATTAGAGGATGCATCTTTAGTTTGAAGAGAGGGAGGCATTTTTGGAGGTCCAAAGTTGTTTAtgggattggattggattgaattggattgaaagaagaaggaaagaaagagagagagggagggagggagggagggggCTCTATGGAAAGAAGGGGGGAAAGGGAGTAAAGAAGAGAGGGTATTTAATGGGAGATGAAGAGGGGGCATCAAAGTGGATGACACGTCAAAGTGAAAGAGGGAGGGGGAGTGGAGTGGCGTGGCATCTCCATGGAGCAAACGAAACACACAAAAACATtacattatttgtttatttattttgtgccGCTTGAGAGACCACTAACTCTCTTACCTTTCTTCTCTCATCATCAACGTTATTCAACACTTTCCTTCTTTGTTTGTTGATGTCATTTTTTGGGAGAAAGCTTTTTAGTTTGCCTTGGAACTACCAAGAAGAGAGATTAATGAGAAACCCATTTATCACAATAAACATCCTCTTAATTACTCTAtgctcttccttttttttttctttcaatccaACCATTTTGGACATCACTATTCAAACATTAACCCATCATACAATAATGTCTTAACTAAAGCTCATCTTTTGAAGTTGTTGACcattttcaactttcttttcctttcgggcttcttctcaagttttttaaaacataccCGTTAAAGAGAGctttctatacccttataaagaatgtttcgttctccttcccaaccgatgtgggatctcacaatcagttagggaagagaacgaagcacCATCTTCTtagcagactcgttttaaaaagcTTGAGGGAAAATTCGAAacggaaagttcaaagaagataatatctactagcgaacTTAGGCGATTACATTCATACTTATTAGATGTAGATATAGAATACGACTTccattattgttgttgttgtttttttattttttggtagaggtttccatgagaagaagaaagggaagagggagaagaaaaaaatatatggagAGACTAGCCGTCACAATATAGATGGTTCCAAAGCTATAtacttctttttcaatattaaatcaaTTCTAGTGAAGATagtcttcaaattttttacttttaggtTGAGGtgataatataatgtttttactattatatatataaaagagatTTCAAGGTTGGCTGAAATTGAGGGAAAATAGAATGAGGAGTCAATTTTGActcgaatgaaaagaagaaagaaataaagagtTTGGATGTAAACATCTAAATCAATTAAGTTTCtaaagttatttattatgGTTGGGAAGTTGCTATGATCTCTCTACCCAAACATGTTGCCCATAATCACACGTCTTATGTTTAGAAACCATGTGTCAAAAAAAGTtgtcaaaattttttttttctaaaaaggAAATTACGTGTAGAATAACTAAAAGTGTTTTCGGGTTCCCTTGAAAATACTTGAAAATAGgtaagaaataaacaaattttgaaatagttCTATATCGTAACTCCTAGAAATAAAATccataaacatttaaaataatgtgaaagcaaacaaaacattatgatATAGACTTCATGGCACAACTAGCCGTCGGTCTTGTGTTCAATTAATCCACTAACTATTACTTATAGAAACATGTATAGGAAGGTTCATTAgttcatatttaattatttaattagtagCATGAATTTTTGGATCATGAATAGTATTGAGCAATGTCCcaaattacatatatatacttatGTTGCCATGGGTGgaaaatggtagaaaaaccATTTAACATCTTTTTTAGTAATATAAGGTTCTCTTCTCCCAAAAGTTCTACTAAATTTCTGTGATGCcactaacaattggtatcagagcgatcTAGCAGCAACAAGAATAGCAGCAGAGAGACAAGTTGATAACTTTGTTCAACCCACTATCTCGAGATTTGGACGatgttgatggaaaatttCCTTAGATCAAAGGAGTTCTTTGATATGGTGGAGACGGGTTATGAAGAGCCAAGTGAAGGTGAGGTACTCTCCGCTGTTCAACAGCAATGGTTGGTAGCATCAAAGTTGAAGGATCTGAAGGTCAAGAACTATTTATTCCAGTCCACTGATCGAACTATCTTGGAAATGATGCTTCAGAAGAAGACGTCCAAGGAGATTTGAGATTCAATGAAGAGGAAGTACCAAGGCTCAACGTACGAGAGTAAAGCGTGCTCAACTTCAAGCAATTAGAAGAGACTTTGAAATTCTCCAAATCCAAAGGGAGAAACCGTGAATGATTATATTGACAATGTTCTGGGTCTTGCAAATAAAATGAGGATGCATGGTGATTCAATCACTGATGTTACAAttgtagaaaatattttgtaatcTCTAACTCCAAAGTTTGATTATATTGTATGTTCTAGTGAAGAAGCAAACAATGTTGAGGAGATACAAATTGATGAACTTCAAAGCTCCCTGTTAGTGCATGGTCAAAAGCTTAATCGCACAAGTGCAATAGTGGAGGTGACAACCTTAAAGATATCCACACCAGGTGAAGTTTCAAGTTCTAGAGGTAGAGGCCGAGGAAGAAGCAAAGGTCGTGGAAGAGGCGGTGGGGAAAGAAGTAGAGATGTTGACAGGTCATCAGATCTAGTCAGAGGCGATTATGACAATAAATGCAAGGGAAATTTTGACAAGTTTAAGGTGGAATGCTACCGATGTGGATGTCTTGG
This genomic interval carries:
- the LOC111788643 gene encoding ABC transporter G family member 25-like isoform X2, translating into MPPSLQTKDASSNLTLKFVDVSYRVKVADKNGNSFGRIFTCASDETTAAPPLQERNILHGITGVVSPGEILAILGPSGSGKSTLLNALAGRLQGNGLSGSVLANGRKLTKSVLRRTGFVTQDDVLYPHLTVRETLIFCSLLRLPLTLSKQEKTAVAESVIAELGLTKCQNTIIGNAFIRGVSGGERKRVSIAHEMLIDPSLLILDEPTSGLDSTTAHRLVMTMAGLARKGKTIITSIHQPSSRVYQTFESVLVMSEGRCLYYGKGNEAMTYFESIGFSPSFPMNPADFLLDLANGVYQVDNASEVDKPIIKQTLITSYNTLLAPRVKAACMETSTKETMSGERKSTRTCKTSLILWCYQLNILLQRNLKERKHETFNALRVFQVITAAMLAGLMWWHSDFRDIQDRLGLLFFISIFWGVFPSFNAVFAFPQERAIFLKERASVAYWMTDLKPDLVAFLLTLLVLLGYVLVSQGLGLALGAAIMDAKQASTIVTVTMLAFVLTGGFYVHKVPSCMAWIKYISTTYYSYKLFINVQYGTGEKIWSLLGCSHRGSEHPSCKFVEEDVAGQISPALSIGALLFMFVGYRLLAYLALRRIK
- the LOC111788643 gene encoding ABC transporter G family member 25-like isoform X1; translated protein: MPPSLQTKDASSNLTLKFVDVSYRVKVADKNGNSFGRIFTCASDETTAAPPLQERNILHGITGVVSPGEILAILGPSGSGKSTLLNALAGRLQGNGLSGSVLANGRKLTKSVLRRTGFVTQDDVLYPHLTVRETLIFCSLLRLPLTLSKQEKTAVAESVIAELGLTKCQNTIIGNAFIRGVSGGERKRVSIAHEMLIDPSLLILDEPTSGLDSTTAHRLVMTMAGLARKGKTIITSIHQPSSRVYQTFESVLVMSEGRCLYYGKGNEAMTYFESIGFSPSFPMNPADFLLDLANGVYQVDNASEVDKPIIKQTLITSYNTLLAPRVKAACMETSTKETMSGERKSTRTCKTSLILWCYQLNILLQRNLKERKHETFNALRVFQVITAAMLAGLMWWHSDFRDIQDRLGLLFFISIFWGVFPSFNAVFAFPQERAIFLKERASGMYTLSSYFMARVIGDLPMELILPTIFLTVAYWMTDLKPDLVAFLLTLLVLLGYVLVSQGLGLALGAAIMDAKQASTIVTVTMLAFVLTGGFYVHKVPSCMAWIKYISTTYYSYKLFINVQYGTGEKIWSLLGCSHRGSEHPSCKFVEEDVAGQISPALSIGALLFMFVGYRLLAYLALRRIK